AGGATCAGGAAGACCTCGTAGTTGGGGGCGGCCGCGCTGAGCAGCGACAGCAGCGAGAAGGCGAGCAGGCAGTAGGTGAAGATCTTCTTGCGCCCGTAGACGTCCGCGAGGCTGCTCAGCGTGATCGCGCCGATCGCCATGCCGATGATGTTCATCGTGCCGAGCACGCCGAGCTGGGCCGCGCTCAGGCTCCACTCGGTGGCGATCAACGGGAAGATGAAGGCGTTGAGCAGCACATCCCACGCGTCGAACATGAAGCCCAGACCGCCGACGACGAAGATCTTCCCCTGCACACCCCACTTCCACGGGAGCTGTTGGACGACCTGTGTGCCGGTCAGTGCGGCTCGGGCGGTTGTCATCGTGCGCCTCCGAAGATGTGATCCGTCCCATAACGTTCTCACAGGTATACCAAGTGATATACCAAATGGGAAGGCATCGCCTCGGAAGCGCTACGTGGGCTGCTCGATGGGGGCGCCGAGGATGTGCTTGCGGATCGCGGCGGTCACCTTCGCCTTGTCCCGTTTCCGCAGCGCGGCGATGATCTGGCGGTGCTGGCGGGCGGACTCGGCGTGCGAGCGGACGACGTGCGGCCCGTCGCCCAGAGCGCGCCAAAGGAGCTTCACGAACGACATCAGCAGCGGGCTCTCCGCGATGGCGCAGATCTCCATGTGGAACTGCTTGTTCAGCTCTCGGTACTGGTCGTCGATCTTCCCGAGGGCGCGCATCTGGTCGTCGATCGCCGCCAGATGGGCGATCTGATCATCGCGGATGACGTCGCACGCGAGCTCTGCGGCAAGAGACTCGAGGGCGGCGCGGATCGCAAAGTTCTCGTTCCAGCGCCCGGCGCGGGCCTCGGCGACGATGGAGCCCTTGTGCGGGTCGTTGGAGACCAGGCCCTCGGATTCCAGGCGCCGCAGCCCTTCACGGACCGGCGTCTGGCTGACCCCGAAGCTCGCGGCGAGGTCACGCTGCCGGAGGGCGGCCCCGGGCTGGACGTCGCCGGCGACGATCATCTCGCGAAGCTTCGCGGTCACCATGTCCGCCTTCGAGTTGTAGACCATCAACCGGTCGCCCGTCCTTCATCAGTCGTACAAGGCCTCACGCTGCAGAATACCGACGACCGTCGGCTAGCCAGGCCGATCTGTGGCAGGTGTGCCGGATCCGATACGCGCGAGGATCTCGGCCGGGGTGATCGGGAGACGGGTGATGTCGGGCCGCACGCCCGGGAGGCTGCCGAGCGCGTCGCGCACCGCCGACGCGAGGCATCCGCCGGCCGCGGTGAGGCCGCCCTCTCCCGCGCCGCGGACGCCCAACGGGTTGGTGCGGGCCGGGTGGTCGGCCAGCACCAGCACGTCCAGCCGAGGAACCTCACAGGCCGTCGGCAGCAGGTAATCCATGAACGTGGCGCTCTGCGGCTGGCCCGCGTCGTCATACCGGAACTCCTCCAGGAGCGCCCCGCCGATGCCCTGCGCCATCCCCCCGTACAGCTGGCCCTCGATCAACGTCGGGTTGACGGCGACACCGACCTCGTAGACGACGAGGTAGCCGTGCACCTGCACGTTCCCCGTGCCGGGGTCGATCTCCACGAGGGCGATGTGCGCCCCGTACGGGTAGGTCATGTGGTCGACGGTGAACCGGGCCCGGCGGCGCAGGCCCGGCTGCTCGTCGGGACGCAGGTGCGGTGAGGCCGGACCCGCGGCGGCGGACAGCTCGCTGTAGCTGCAGCGCTTCCCGGCATCCGTCTTGTGGCGGACGCCGGTATCGTCGAGCAGCAGCTCGTCCGGGGGCGCCTCGAGCAGCCGCCCCGCCAGCTCGATGAGCCGATCCGCCACCTCCTGACAGGCGGCGCGCACGGCGTTGCCGGCGACGACGGTCGACCGGCTCGCCCACGAGCCGGTGCCGAAGGGCTGCTCCGCCGTGTCGCCGTTGACGACGTCGATCCGATCGATGCCGACGGGGATCACGTCGGCGGCGATCTGGGCCAGTGCGGTCTCGATGCCTTGTCCCAGGGAGGTTCCGCCGGAGTACACCCGCACCCGACCGGTGCGGGTCATCTCGGCGTCCGCCGACTCGTAGGGCCCGAGCCCGCTCTTCTCCATGAACATCGCGACGCCGAGCCCCATCA
The Cumulibacter manganitolerans genome window above contains:
- a CDS encoding GntR family transcriptional regulator, with protein sequence MTAKLREMIVAGDVQPGAALRQRDLAASFGVSQTPVREGLRRLESEGLVSNDPHKGSIVAEARAGRWNENFAIRAALESLAAELACDVIRDDQIAHLAAIDDQMRALGKIDDQYRELNKQFHMEICAIAESPLLMSFVKLLWRALGDGPHVVRSHAESARQHRQIIAALRKRDKAKVTAAIRKHILGAPIEQPT